AGCAGTTTTTCAATAATAACTACACACGTACTCATAATATATTTTCTTTCCAACCATTCAATCTCATGTGGTGTCTTTAACAATATGAAACGAAAACTCATCCTATATCTGGGCACCATAGTGGCTGCTATCATAGTCTCGCTATGGATCACGTCGTGCGAAGAAGAGGGCGAAAACACCATTGAACTTGGGGTGCCCTTCGAAATAACAGAAGGTCAAAGCAAACACCTTTTGGATTCTTCCGGTTTTTCTATCGTTTTTCAAGAAGTGAAAGAAAACTCACTATGTCCTCAGGATCTGGTGTGCATACGACAAGGTAATTTCACCATGAGCCTTCAATTCGCTAGTAGCTCTTCTGAATTATCAATTGGAGATTTAGGCCTTCCCAGCACGGATACTGTCCATGGATATAAAATACAATTGGAAGCAATTATTTACCCTGTCAATTCTGATGACAAAGTAGATGCTACACACCCAAATACCGTGACTTTATTAATTGAGAAAATATAGAAGTGGCTATTTCAAGCCACTTCTTTCTAACAATGCTTCTACAGTAGGCTCCTGTCCTCTGAATCTTTTGTAAAGCTCCATTGGGTGCTCACTTCCACCTCTGGACAATATATTTTCCTTAAAGGAGCGTGCCACCTCTGGATTGAAAATTCCTTTTTCCTTAAATACGGAAAAAGCATCTGCATCCAGGACCTCAGCCCATTTGTAACTATAATACCCTGCAGCATATCCTCCCTGGAAAATGTGGCTAAACTGGGTACTCATACAGGTGCCCGGTATTTTTTTGAAAAGCTCCGTTTTAGCCATGGCATTTTGCTCAAATGCTGCAACATCTTCCACATCGATTTCTTCTTGCTGTAGCGAGTGCCAGGCCATGTCCATCAAACCAAAGCTTAGCTGTCTCATAGTTTGATAACCTTCATTGAAGTTGGAAGAGTCCTTGATTTTTTGGATGTACTCTTCTGGGATGGCTTCTCCTGTTTCGTAGTGTTTGGCAAATAGATCCAGACAATCCTTTTCCTGCAACCAATTCTCCAGAATCTGCGATGGCAGCTCTACAAAGTCCCAGTACACACTCGTGCCACTCAGTGAACCATATTTGCTATCTGCCAACATCCCGTGCAGGGCATGACCAAACTCATGAAAGAGCGTTTCCACTTCATTGTAGGTCAAAAGGGAAGGCTTACTGGCCGATGCAGGTGTAAAATTACAAACGATAGAAACGATCGGTCTGTGATCTCCATTTTCGTCCTTGTATTGGCTCTTGTAGGAAGTCATCCAGGCACCGCCTCTTTTGCCTTCTCTTGGGAAATAATCTTCAAAGAATACCGAAACATGTTTACCTTCATCGTCCAAAACCTCATAGGCCTTAACGTCTGGGTGATAAACCGGAATGGACTCGTTTCTTTTGAAAGTCAGTCCATAGAGTCTTTTGGCTACTTCGAAAATGCCTTCTACCGCCGATTCCAATTTGAAATAAGGGCGGAGCATCTCATCGTTGATTTGGAACTTTTCGTTCTTGAGCTTTTGAGAATAATAGGCCCAATCCCATCTTTCTAAATCTCCTTCGAGTCCATTGGCCTTAGCAAAGGCCTGAACTTCCTTCACTTCTTCTTTGGCCTTAGGTAGTGCCTTTTCTAGCAGATCATTCAAGAAGCCATTCACCTTCTCAGCAGATTCTGCCATTCTTTCTTCCAGCACATAGTCCGCATATGTCGCATAGCCCAATAGGCCTACTTTTTCGTTTCTCAGCTTGACTATAGCCTTGACATTTTCCTGATTGTCTCGCTCGTCTCCTTTAAAGGCCTTGGACATGTAAGCCTTATAGAGCTTTTCTCTTAATTCGCGATTGTCTGCGTACTCCATGAAAGGTACGAAACTAGGCGCCTGTAGGGTGAACAACCATTTGCCCTCATGCCCTTTAGATTTGGCAGTCATAGCGGCTGCTTCTTTGATTCCGTCAG
This is a stretch of genomic DNA from Reichenbachiella ulvae. It encodes these proteins:
- a CDS encoding M3 family metallopeptidase → MNNPLLKPFDGPFGVAPFSTIELQHYKPAIEQLIKESLEEIDQIANNEQTATFENTIVALDRSGKQLDSVAEVFFNLNSAETSDEMQALAAELSPMLTDFGNQIMQNEALFARVKEVYENADRSNLDKEDLMLLEKSYKGFIRSGANLSKEEKTKYGEISKELSKLQLKFGENVLAETNSYELIIEDEADLSGLPDGIKEAAAMTAKSKGHEGKWLFTLQAPSFVPFMEYADNRELREKLYKAYMSKAFKGDERDNQENVKAIVKLRNEKVGLLGYATYADYVLEERMAESAEKVNGFLNDLLEKALPKAKEEVKEVQAFAKANGLEGDLERWDWAYYSQKLKNEKFQINDEMLRPYFKLESAVEGIFEVAKRLYGLTFKRNESIPVYHPDVKAYEVLDDEGKHVSVFFEDYFPREGKRGGAWMTSYKSQYKDENGDHRPIVSIVCNFTPASASKPSLLTYNEVETLFHEFGHALHGMLADSKYGSLSGTSVYWDFVELPSQILENWLQEKDCLDLFAKHYETGEAIPEEYIQKIKDSSNFNEGYQTMRQLSFGLMDMAWHSLQQEEIDVEDVAAFEQNAMAKTELFKKIPGTCMSTQFSHIFQGGYAAGYYSYKWAEVLDADAFSVFKEKGIFNPEVARSFKENILSRGGSEHPMELYKRFRGQEPTVEALLERSGLK